The genomic region TGTATTCAGGCCATATGTAGTGAGGAGCGCAAACAATTCTCCATCAAGCATGGCTTTGAGAGCAATGTACCTGCCCTCAGCATCTCGCCTAATATCCTTGACATCTGCTACTAAATTGCTTGCAAACAAAGTACCCACTCCacaatatttctttttaattgtgGTAGAGGCCAAATACTGCTAAGGGAATGACCCATCCCACAACAACTGTTCCGTGCATTTAAATAGATGGGTTTCCTGACAGAAGATAGCATTGGCCTGTAAACCCCTGGCCTCTTGAAATAAGTTTCCTCTTGactggggtatttaaacccttgGTGTTAATGGAAATTATGCGCAGAACTGCCATCATGTAATGTCTTATGACTATCGAATCCCACCAGCCCGTATCTTTCATATAGTAACTCAGCCCAGCCCCCCGTGTAACATACCCAGCCACCAGGTCAAAGAAACAACTGTTCAATCACCCATACctatccctccccctttccccccaatCCCAAGCACAAATCCACCTTCCAATCTGGCAGGTCACCTCTGTGAGGAACGAAGACATCGTGCTATCTAGCCACTCCAACCCTACCCCCGACTCACCCATTAGTGAAGAAACAGAAATTATGAAGAAAGTCCCCCTTTTTGCCCAACCAAAAGCTAAACATGCCCACGGTAAAGCGTCTGGTAAAATGTAGAAACGCCGCCCAGTCCCACATTAATCAACCAGCCTATAACTCAAGAAGACCAAGTTGTTCAAGCTGGAGGCTCCCTGGAAGGGAGTGAACTGCTAGAATGTCTTTGAAAACGTCTGCCTCCCCTGTCCACACGCTGCCATCTTGGAGTGTCATTACACATTTGTCCACTTCTGGATATAGGTGCGATGATAACTGAAGAAGTTACTTCCAGACCTGTGGCTTGCAAAATATCCATCACCTCAGTCACTGTGGTAACACGGAAGGCCACTCCAGCAATACTGAAGCTCAAGTCAAATGGGAAAAGCCACCTTTATTTGTTGTTGTTCCCACAAAGCGTAAAAACATCTCTGAATTCTCTGTGCTTGTATATGGTCGAAACAGCTAAATCTTGGTATATTTCCACCTTGTGGCTCTTCCATAGTATAAACCCCGACTTCCAGGCCCTGTAGCAATTTCctctttcaaagagaaactatgaAAACATGTTATGTCACGTGACTGGTTACTGCACATAGCCCCCAATGCTCTGTGCGCTCTCTCCAATTTCACTACAGGGATCTCTGCTGATTCTGCACGCAAACCCAGAACTTGCTCGCTTATGCTAGCAACTACTTGCTTACAGTCAGCAAATTCAGGGCTCTCTGGTATCCCACAGAACCTTAagttcatctcctggacctgtctTCTAGGTCCTCAATACGATTTAGTAAATCCAGATTAGTTTGCAAAGTTTACCTTGGGACAATTTACAGCCAGACAGCTCAGAGGCCTGGTCTTCCAGATGGACCTCAGTGTCTTCGACCCACCTCTCCAACTCGGTGATGTAGGTTTTCATCTCAGCAAGCAGACTTTGAATCTTTGTTTTCAAGCCTGCCATATCTTTTCGCAGAGCCCCAAACCAGCTTATAAAATCGGTCCGGGTTGGCACGCGCCATCTCCCACCTCACCCCCAAGTGCTCCGCTCACCTCCGGCACCACACGGTTGGCCTGGAAACCACTGTCGGGGCTCGCATCCAACAGCACAGTGGCATTTTGTGAACAAGAACTTTTGCAGATCCACTCTTATCTTGTGCATCGCCATTCCGCCAATGAGGACTGCTGGGGTACAAAGAGGATGCGCTGATGGACCACGGAGATTCAATATTAGGGGATTCAGCTTGAGTCAGGTCAAGAGCTCCGGGCTTATGCAGCCATtgtggatgatgacatcacttccttccTCACTGAAAAATGAATTGTTTTGCATTCTTTGAGTCTCTATCCCTTCAGCTTCATAGGATGATCTTTTATTCTTTAAGCTTTCCAGTCTATGGAAAATGCTACCTTCCACATCTTATTGAAGCCTGCCAAACATTTGAATatctcccttttctcttcttccttatAGAAGCATATTTGACCTCcttcaaatctctctctctctctatggctATACACTATTTGGTGGTTCTCTTTTCAACTGTCTCTACCTTTCAATGTagatggtctccagaactgcatATAGTACTCAAGGATGGGTCTCAAAGATCAATAGAGATTTTCCCAGCTGTATACTCATAAGTGAATATCCATCCTCCCATATTCAAATTGGAAATGTAGAAATCTGAGTCCATACCAAAGACTGAGTACCACTAAGTTAAAGGagcagctcctgctcctgaaaTAGAAGACGACTTCCATTGCTTTCTACTTCATTACatattttatctgatttttatattctgcttttcagcaacTTGCAAAGTGGATCACACTGAGGTACTGTAGTACATATAACTTTGTCACAgctacaaaacattttaaaaataattttccaaaaaaaataagTTTCATTTTGGAAAAGTGAGCAGAGTTGAGGGTAATCTCTTACCGGGGAGAAGGAGGCGGACAGGGTGTTTCAATTATTTGGGTCTTCTTAGCATCCAGGGACTGGAATTCTGCTATCAGAGCTTCAAGATCTTCCTGAAAACATATACAATCCAAATAAGTCTCACATATCTGTAACAAGGTTATGTGCCATAGAAAAtcaatattatatttacagtttCCAGAGGGAACAGCTATGTTAGTCTGTAGCAGCAAAAGCAACAAAGAGGCTAGTGGCACTTTACAGAGTAACtgatttattgaagcatgagcttttacTACTacttggcagtagaggaggaccagaaggctcatctgcatactgcatcccctgggagaggagtccagaggtcaccgcaagcgatccagggattgacttccacagccccagcctccagaggccccacaccctttgcagtagaggaccGGAAgctctcaaacccttcaattaaccgagtgaagattaatttaacagtGCTTAAAGAGGATTGGtttaagtatagctttcagaaatgtttggacttataaaagtttggtgaaaggtgaaattgagggatatattctttagattttgtgtgtgtctgaggtaataagcaagccagagatagttaattctaatatctgtctttcccacccactcaacccttgatttttaggcacaagacactttctcattaaaaatcaatcagggtcttaatctaaatcatactattgaaCCAGCCCTTAtagaaagtttaatcatccccttgtaggacactagctgattaattagtaaattcacctgtaaatttaaagtactctcattccaactcccttagtatcctaaacttaactaggaactcaataaagctaagatgaaggcagcagtccagcagcaagaggggggctttccagtcttttgcattgagtgtcacacgtatgattttttacccaccggtgagagattgtatgtgtgtactctgtgcaaagagctcctggctctcagggaacgaatCTGagctctggaggctagagtagcagacttgaaggagctgaggcagacaaagaggtacattgatgaaacCTTCAgcaacatagtagccaagtcccaaatccagtctggcagccccagtgctgccttggatcagaaaggtctcccagtaggagaacatcaccctggtgtagcaggaagtgatcctgtagcaaggacctgctctccaggtgatgtattgtcctctcgcactgaggacaagtctcccagggctactgcccaggagggaagggttaggccgaccatcatagttggtgattcaattattagtcTCGGCCACACCTCAATGTCCTCAGCCATGATGGAAAACAGATATAAACTGTTGTACCACTGACATTACTCCCCGACCCATTTAGCCAGGTGGCAACCAGGCcagtctcataagaacataagaaaatgccatactgggtcagaccaagggtccatcaagcccagcatcctgtttccaacagtggccaatccaggccataagaacctggcaagtacccaaaaactaagtctattccatgtaaccattgctaatggcagtggtctCCTTTATGTTGGAGACAATGTTGGAGACAATGTTCACAAATAGGATCCTTTTTTCACATGTGGTGGCGATGTCCGCAAATACAAATATTCTGGCAGGATTGCCAGAGTTTGATGGAAAGGGTAGTAGGCATTCGGGTTCCACTCAGGGTTGATAGCTGGCTGCTAGGGATTCATTATGAGGCATATACAGAGGAGCAACAGAGGCTGTTTACGTATGTGCTTAAGGCCACCCACCTTTTGGTAGCGGCCCAATGGAAGGCTCCTAACATACCGACCCAGTCAAAGCTACTAGCTAAACTCCGTCAGAAATATTTAATAGAAAAATTGACAGCGGTTCGAAGAGACACAATACCCAAATTTCATGGGATTTGGTCTCGCCTAAAGCCATACCTCCAAGAATAAACCAGCTCTAGGGAGCTATTCTTCCCCCCTTTCGTTGCGGCCTTGATATGTAAAGGCTATCGAATGGATGGGGAGCCTGGTAGGAAAGGgtaggagggggatgggggggggatagTGGCGATGTTCTCAGGGGGTCAGAGCCATTGGAGTGGCATATTTCGGCTGTATAGTTCCTACTGTCTGAAATGCTATTAGCTAATATATTTCTCCTGTTAGCTACAATATGCTATTCTCCATGTTATATTTCTATCAACTGACCCTGGTTTATTGACTATGTTTTATATGTCTTATagttaataaaaattgtcaataaaaaaaaacaagaaatgtaGATATCAGggggctggtggacgtgaggaccgcctggtaacttgcctgcctggtgcgaaggtggcagatctcacatcacctagataagattatagacagtgctggggaggagtcggctgtcgtggtacatgtgtgcaccgacataggaaaatgtgggagagaggctctggaagccaaatggagagactacttacctgataatctcgttttccttagtgtaggcagatggactcagaacaaatgggtatagtgtgctcgtgctagcagttggagacggatctgacgtcagcacggggtacatatacccctgcaggaagtgcagcagctcagtaatcttccttgcaaaagcttcatggatatatgtgtgactgaccgattgattaaccgaacatgattaacctgacagattgatagtagctggagaccgccagtgttctcaaccggaaggcgtcgacatccggcagggtggatgccctatgtaagaaaacatggcttaccttgagtcggtgaatccccatgtgtATCGGCAGCCGgtcgggatgctgagtccatctgcctacactaaggaaaacaagattatcaggtaagtaatctctccatttcctagcgtgtagcagatggactcagaacaaatgggatgtacaaaagctactcccggactgggtgggaggctgcccgaggtccgtttaggattgcccttgcaaatgctgtgtcctccctggcctggacgtccagacggtagaatctggagaaggtatggagggaggaccacgttgccgctttacatatctctgcaggcgacagcatcctagtttctgcccaggaggccgcttgcgctctggtagagtgagccttaacccatagaggtggtggtttttccacttctacgtaggccgccttgataacttctttgatccagcgagcaatagtcgcccgtgaggccgcttctccttgcctcttcccactgtgaaggacgaacaggtggtccgtctttcgtactgcttccgacatttccaggtatgtggacagcagcctgccgatgtcgagatgatgcagtattcgacctgcttccgatttcttcaacccttccatggttggcaaggatatggtttggttgaggtggaagtgtgagacttctttgggtaagaaggaaggaaccgtgcgaagatggatagcccctggagtgattctgagaaacggatcgcggcaggacaaagcttgtagctctgagatgcggcgtgctgagcatacggccagcaagaacaccatcttcaaggttaacaaacggagggacaggcctcggaggggtctgaaggcaggtcccgctaggaattccaaaactaggttgaagttccacaggggcactggccacttcagtggtgggcgaatgtgtttgactcctttcaggaaacgtgaaacatctgggtgtgtggcaatgctattgccatcactcctggggccgtagcaggatagcgctgccacctgaaccttgattgaattgagggacagacccttctggagcccatcttgcaggaaatccaaaatgatggggattttagcagcatgtggattggtgctgcgagtttcgcaccaggcttcaaatactctccagatccttatataagtcagtgatgtggagaacttgcgtgcacggaggagtgtatctattaccggccccaagtacccccttttcttcagtcgagccctctcaatggccagaccataagagagaattgagctggatcctcgtggaggatgggaccttgtcgctgcaggtccctgtgagggggcaggggtagaggatcccctgccagtagtcttctcatgtctgcgtaccagggtcttcttggccagtctggggccaccagaagaactaggcctctgtgccgctgaatcctgtgtataatggcgcccagcataGCAGGCACAGGGTGGAAGTCACTTCAGGCTGCGCCGCTCTCAGGTAGCATGCCGGACAGAGGGCTGGACCCTTGGCTGTCTTGGGCGGCGGGGCCATGATTTGCCCATGTAGTCTGTACAGGCACGCATGCTGGGAGGCCTGGTTATGTGCTCCGGGTGCGCCTACGTTGTGCGTGTAGGAGCGGAAGATGCGCACGGGCCTAGTTGTGTACTTGGCACCCATGAGCGTGCCGCTGTGCGCCCGGCCCCAGATGCACGCGCCGCTGTGCGCAGATGCACATGCCGCTGTGCACACAAATACTTTGTGTGCACGGCTCAGTTGTGCAGCCGATGCGGcgaccgagggggggggggggggggaggcgccgGCGACCACGCGATAAGATGGCGGCCCCGCAGGGGATCTCCAGGTGGGAGGACCTTCTTGCCGGATCGGGATCTAGCccagacggggctgctcaacctgactGTAGAGACACCGGAGAGACGGTCTGTGCGGCTGTCTGAgcctcagagaccggagacttagagaaagttttctaccttaccttgtctcggcacttTCCGGTCCTCTGCCGGGCGGTCTCAGGCTGCGAGGAGAGAGGgaactaccttcaccgccgcgctctgttttgcacccactgcctctcagccgttCCCTTTTCAGGGGACTAAGTCCAAGCCGgtaccgaggcttacctctgagggatctcggaaatcacctcaggaaatctcgactgggggagggacctttaggtatcaccgcaggagaactgGGCTCGTTTTGGAGGTACggatttctttgtttcttctttaaatttggagtttggttttctaacgctgtgcaagcgtgtgtgaagtcccgaactgctatggagatggaaaaaactgaagaacagagcctcgtgcacgggtatatgtagtgctgacatcagattgaaatctgactccatctccaactgctatcaggagcacactatatccattggtcctgagtccatctgtgacACGCTAGGAAAGGAAGCTTTCTTTTCTAAGCCCGTGTCACCCCCCTTCCAGagcgtcttcag from Rhinatrema bivittatum unplaced genomic scaffold, aRhiBiv1.1, whole genome shotgun sequence harbors:
- the LOC115082673 gene encoding kelch domain-containing protein 4-like, whose amino-acid sequence is MGKKGRKEKKGKGAEKTAAKLEKKACKRSRKEEEDLEALIAEFQSLDAKKTQIIETPCPPPSPREEGSDVIIHNGCISPELLT